The Brassica napus cultivar Da-Ae chromosome C7, Da-Ae, whole genome shotgun sequence genome has a segment encoding these proteins:
- the LOC106395607 gene encoding protein RALF-like 4: MGGVKLLLIVGFLILAMVATSVNATYPLTKSCINGQGCIGDDDELESLMDSETNRRQLARGRRYIGYDALKKNNVPCNRRGRSYYDCKKRRRNNPYRRGCSAITHCYRYAK, translated from the coding sequence ATGGGTGGTGTTAAGTTGTTACTCATTGTTGGTTTCTTGATCTTAGCTATGGTAGCTACATCCGTCAATGCGACCTACCCATTGACTAAATCTTGCATCAACGGGCAAGGTTGTATCGGAGATGATGATGAACTAGAATCTCTAATGGATTCAGAGACAAACCGACGTCAACTCGCTAGAGGACGTCGTTACATTGGCTACGATGCTCTTAAAAAGAATAATGTTCCTTGCAATAGACGTGGTAGATCTTACTACGATtgcaagaagaggagaaggaatAATCCTTATAGGCGTGGATGCAGTGCGATCACGCATTGTTATAGGTACGCTAAGTGA